A window of Belonocnema kinseyi isolate 2016_QV_RU_SX_M_011 chromosome 9, B_treatae_v1, whole genome shotgun sequence contains these coding sequences:
- the LOC117180869 gene encoding probable phospholipid-transporting ATPase IA — MQPSSKGNPRVPNSSPLRPFTPPDLHSIPHMDGSPLPSPRNKTGSENSQNSGPYIVGSPIDLGEIDNVDNISLSLSHKNPRKPLEKIKNQETEIAQLRSEIEESRTEHDMPRSGDEELPHEQELEERVVFVNVLHQPAKYRNNHITTAKYSLLSFIPSFLFEQFRRYSNCFFLFIALMQQIPDVSPTGRYTTLVPLIFILSVSAIKEIVEDIKRHRADDEINMREVEVLREGRWQWVEWRNVAVGDVVKVQNNTFFPADLILLSSSEPQGISFIETANLDGETNLKIRQAHTETANLLDTAELMNFRANIQCEAPNRHLYEFNGVLRETNKQSIPLGPDQLLLRGAMLRNTKWAFGVVIYTGHDTKLMQNNTSTAPLKRSTLDRMTNTQILMLFFILLFLCLLSAVFNVVWMKANKDGLWYLGLNEAMSKNFAFNLLTFIILFNNLIPISLQVTLEVVRFVQATFINMDIEMYHPESDTPAMARTSNLNEELGMVGYVFTDKTGTLTKNIMEFKRCTVSGKVYDLPDATPLGENGIVPTGSTNEALSNNAGSANVESLLVKDILQGRKSSDRNRAKHAAILHEFMIMLSACHTVIPEKIDDEIIYHAASPDERALVDGARKFGYIFDTRTPSYVEIIALGERQRYEVLNVIEFTSARKRMSLILRTPEGKIKLYCKGADSVIYERLATTPTGDSDIEPEGFDDFRDITLEHLESFATEGLRTLCFAVADIPENRYQWWRELYHKAATSMTNRESKLEDAANLIENKLTLLGATAIEDQLQDQVPETIQALIQADIKVWVLTGDKQETAINIGYSCKLITHSMPLIIINEPSLDKTRETIVQHCHDFGQDLKHQNDVGLVIDGKSLKHALSCDLRRDFVDLCTSCKVVICCRVSPMQKAEVVDLITTSTHAVTLAIGDGANDVAMIQKAHIGVGISGVEGLQAACASDYSIAQFRFLKRLLFVHGSWNYSRMCKLILYSFYKNICLYVIELWFAIYSGWSGQILFERWSIGLYNVVFTAAPPLAMGLFDKVCSAETHLAHPRLYATKNDSESAFNIKVFWIWIINALIHSSLLYWLPLLALRQDVIWMNGRDGGYLVLGNIVYTYVVVTVCGKAGLITNSWTWVTHLATWGSIILWFLFVLIYSNFWPTFNVGAVMLGNDRMLYSSPVFWLGLVLIPSAVLMLDVTVKAVKNTMWKSLAEAAREQEIIKSDLRDVFQNQDYKSSLTETARLLKNVKNVFTRRPNAASTANIEVELSHGFAFSQEEGGTVTQTDVIRAYDTNLPKPGGM; from the exons ATGCAACCCTCATCCAAGGGGAACCCCCGTGTTCCAAATTCATCACCTCTTCGGCCATTCACGCCCCCGGATTTGCATTCAATTCCGCATATGGATGGTTCGCCTTTACCAAGTCCTCGTAACAAAACCGGCTCTGAAAATAGCCAAAATTCCGGACCCTACATTGTCGGCAGTCCCATCGATTTAGGCGAAATCGACAATGTCGACAACATCAGTCTGTCGCTCTCTCATAAAAATCCAAGAAAACCCCTCGAGAAGATAAAAAACCAGGAGACTGAGATTGCCCAACTGCGCTCGGAAATCGAAGAAAGTCGAACCGAACACGATATGCCTCGATCAGGAGATGAGGAGCTTCCCCACGAGCAAGAATTGGAGGAACGAGTCGTTTTTGTGAATGTTCTTCACCAGCCAGCCAAATATCGAAACAATCACATCACCACCGCAAAGTATTCTCTTCTGTCCTTTATTCCTTCGTTTCTCTTCGAACAATTTCGCCGATACAGCAACTGCTTCTTCCTCTTTATCGCTCTGATGCAACAAATCCCGGATGTCTCTCCAACCGGGCGATACACAACCCTCGTGCCTTTGATTTTCATCCTTTCTGTCTCGGCAATCAAGGAAATTGTCGAGGACATCAAAAGACACCGAGCTGACGATGAGATTAATATGAGGGAAGTGGAAGTTTTACGAGAGGGAAGATGGCAGTGGGTTGAGTGGAGAAATGTGGCTGTTGGTGATGTTGTCAAAGTACAGAACAATACTTTCTTCCCCGCGGATTTGATTCTTCTTTCTTCCTCGGAACCCCAGGGAATCTCGTTCATCGAAACTGCAAATCTCGACGGAGAAACAAATCTGAAAATCCGACAAGCTCATACCGAAACTGCGAATCTGTTGGACACCGCAGAGTTGATGAACTTTCGGGCGAATATTCAGTGTGAGGCACCTAATAGACATCTCTACGAATTCAATGGTGTTCTGAGAGAGACCAACAAGCAGAGCATACCTCTGGGTCCCGATCAACTGTTGCTCCGAGGCGCGATGCTACGAAATACAAAGTGGGCTTTTGGAGTTGTCATTTACACCGGACATGACACGAAACTGATGCAAAATAATACGAGCACTGCCCCGCTGAAGAGGTCCACCCTCGACAGAATGACCAACACCCAAATTCTGATGCTATTCTTCATTTTGTTGTTCCTCTGTCTCCTCTCGGCGGTTTTCAATGTCGTTTGGATGAAGGCGAACAAGGACGGACTCTGGTATTTGGGACTGAATGAAGCAATGTCGAAGAATTTTGCATTCAATTTGCTCACCTTCATCATCCTGTTTAACAATCTGATCCCGATTTCGCTCCAAGTGACGCTGGAGGTTGTCAGATTTGTTCAGGCGACTTTTATCAACATGGACATCGAAATGTATCATCCCGAGTCGGACACGCCGGCGATGGCGAGGACGAGTAATTTGAACGAGGAACTGGGAATGGTTGGATATGTGTTCACTGATAAAACTGGAACTTTGACCAAGAATATAATGGAATTCAAGCGGTGTACTGTTTCGGGGAAGGTTTACGATTTGCCCGATGCGACTCCTCTCGGCGAGAACGGAATTGTGCCAACTGGATCCACTAATGAAGCTTTATCTAATAATGCAGGATCGGCAAATGTGGAGAGTCTGCTCGTGAAAGATATTCTCCAGGGGAGGAAAAGTAGCGATAGAAATCGCGCAAAGCATGCAGCAATTTTGCACGAATTTATGATAATGTTGTCTGCTTGTCATACCGTTATTCCGGAGAAGATTGACGATGAAATTATTTATCATGCGGCTTCGCCGGATGAGCGAGCTTTGGTGGATGGGGCCAGAAAATTTGGGTATATTTTTGATACTCGAACACCATCTTATGTCGAGATTATCGCTCTCGGCGAAAGACAGAGATATGAGGTTTTGAATGTGATTGAATTCACTTCGGCGAGGAAGAGGATGTCACTGATTTTGAGGACGCCTGAGGGAAAGATCAAGCTTTATTGTAAAGGGGCCGATTCTGTGATTTATGAAAGATTGGCTACGACTCCTACGGGAGACAGTGACATTGAACCGGAGGGATTTGATGACTTTAGAGATATTACGCTTGAGCATTTGGAATCGTTTGCTACTGAAGGATTGAGGACACTGTGTTTTGCTGTTGCTGATATTCCTGAGAATAG ATACCAGTGGTGGCGAGAGCTCTACCACAAGGCCGCGACCAGCATGACCAATCGAGAGTCAAAACTCGAGGACGCGGCAAACCTGATTGAAAACAAACTGACCCTCCTCGGTGCAACCGCAATCGAGGATCAACTCCAAGACCAAGTACCCGAAACGATTCAGGCTCTCATCCAAGCCGACATAAAAGTCTGGGTCCTGACAGGCGACAAGCAGGAAACCGCGATCAATATCGGCTACTCCTGCAAGCTGATAACCCACTCGATGCCGCTGATCATCATTAACGAGCCCTCGCTCGACAAGACCCGGGAGACGATTGTCCAGCACTGTCACGACTTTGGACAGGACTTGAAACACCAGAACGACGTGGGCCTCGTCATCGACGGCAAGAGTCTCAAGCACGCCCTCTCCTGCGACCTCAGACGCGACTTTGTCGATCTCTGCACTTCCTGCAAGGTTGTCATTTGCTGCCGAGTCTCGCCGATGCAGAAAGCCGAGGTCGTCGATCTGATAACGACGAGCACTCACGCGGTCACTCTGGCCATCGGGGACGGAGCGAATGACGTGGCGATGATTCAGAAGGCGCACATTGGTGTTGGCATCTCGGGCGTTGAGGGTCTTCAAGCTGCCTGCGCCTCCGATTACTCGATTGCTCAGTTCCGCTTCCTGAAACGACTGCTCTTCGTCCATGGCTCCTGGAACTACAGTCGAATGTGCAAATTGATTTTGTACTCCTTCTACAAGAACATCTGCCTCTATGTGATCGAGCTCTGGTTCGCGATTTACTCCGGCTGGTCCGGGCAGATCTTGTTCGAGAG ATGGTCAATCGGATTGTACAATGTCGTCTTCACGGCAGCACCGCCCTTAGCAATGGGACTTTTTGATAAAGTCTGCTCGGCGGAGACACATCTGGCTCATCCCAGATTGTACGCGACGAAAAACGACAGCGAAAGTGCTTTCAACATCAAGGTCTTCTGGATCTGGATAATCAATGCCTTGATCCACTCGTCCCTGCTTTACTGGTTGCCACTCTTGGCACTCAGGCAGGACGTGATTTGGATGAACGGGAGGGACGGAGGATATCTCGTTTTAGGAAATATTGTCTACACGTACGTGGTGGTTACGGTTTGCGGAAAAGCCGGCTTAATCACGAATTCTTGGACCTGGGTGACGCATCTCGCCACCTGGGGATCAATTATTCTCTGGTTTTTGTTCGTCCTGATCTACAGCAACTTCTGGCCGACTTTCAATGTCGGAGCGGTGATGCTCGGCAATGACCGGATGTTGTACTCGTCGCCCGTCTTCTGGCTGGGTCTGGTACTGATTCCGTCCGCGGTTTTGATGCTCGATGTCACGGTCAAAGCGGTCAAGAACACAATGTGGAAATCACTGGCGGAAGCGGCGCGGGAACAGGAGATTATCAAGTCGGACTTGAGGGACGTCTTTCAGAATCAGGACTACAAGAGTTCGCTCACGGAGACGGCGAGGTTGTTGAAGAATGTTAAGAACGTTTTTACGAGACGGCCTAATGCTGCCTCGACGGCCAATATCGAGGTGGAATTGTCACATGGGTTTGCTTTCTCGCAAGAGGAAGGTGGAACTGTCACCCAGACGGATGTTATCAGAGCTTATGATACCAATCTTCCGAAACCGGGAGGAATGTAA